One window of the Conexibacter sp. SYSU D00693 genome contains the following:
- the lepA gene encoding translation elongation factor 4 yields MADQSRIRNFCIIAHIDHGKSTLADRILEMTQTVDPRLMRAQLLDSMDLERERGITIKSQAVRVYFTARDGQTYQFHLIDTPGHVDFTYEVSRSLAACEGALLVVDASQGVEAQTVANTYLAVDAGLELIPCLNKLDLPGAEPERVAGEVSELIGDDPEDIVRISGKTGEGVLEVLERLVERVPPPEGDPDAPPRALIFDSEFDQYRGVVAYIRVVDGTFTKGDAIRAMAAGTEADIDDIGFFTPTMTSADTLGPGEVGYLITGLKDVTQLRVGDTLTLRRNGATEPLPGYQDVKPMVFCGLFPIESDRYPDLRDALEKLSLNDAALTWEPETSDALGFGFRCGFLGLLHMDIVRERLEREYDLELMATMPSVGFEVTTTAGEELEIHSPSDYPDPQKIAEVREPYVRISVLTPKEFVGTVMELCQEKRGEHHGMQYLSEDRIQLTYDVPLGEIVLDFFDQLKSRTRGYASLDYEVTGMRPSNLVKLDVLLAGDPVDALSMLVHKDKAYPIGRQLAEKLRAKIPRQQYDVPIQAAIGANIVARETVKAFRKDVTAKCYGGDISRKRKLLERQKEGKKRMKQVGRIEVPQEAFLAVLELGDDK; encoded by the coding sequence GTGGCCGACCAGAGCCGGATCCGCAACTTCTGCATCATCGCCCACATCGACCACGGCAAGTCGACGCTGGCCGACCGCATCCTCGAGATGACCCAGACCGTCGACCCGCGGCTGATGCGTGCCCAGCTGCTGGACTCGATGGACCTCGAGCGCGAGCGCGGGATCACCATCAAGTCGCAGGCGGTCCGCGTGTACTTCACGGCGCGCGACGGCCAGACCTACCAGTTCCACCTCATCGACACGCCCGGCCACGTCGACTTCACCTACGAGGTCTCGCGGTCGCTGGCGGCGTGCGAGGGCGCGCTGCTGGTCGTCGACGCCTCGCAGGGCGTCGAGGCCCAGACGGTCGCCAACACCTACCTCGCGGTCGACGCGGGGCTCGAGCTCATCCCGTGCCTCAACAAGCTCGACCTGCCGGGCGCCGAGCCCGAGCGCGTGGCGGGCGAGGTCTCCGAGCTCATCGGCGACGACCCCGAGGACATCGTGCGCATCTCCGGCAAGACGGGGGAGGGCGTGCTCGAGGTCCTCGAGCGCCTCGTCGAGCGCGTGCCGCCGCCGGAGGGCGACCCGGACGCGCCGCCGCGGGCGCTGATCTTCGACTCCGAGTTCGACCAGTACCGCGGCGTCGTCGCCTACATCCGCGTGGTCGACGGGACGTTCACCAAGGGCGACGCCATCCGCGCGATGGCCGCCGGCACCGAGGCCGACATCGACGACATCGGCTTCTTCACGCCGACGATGACGAGCGCCGACACGCTCGGACCGGGGGAGGTCGGCTACCTCATCACCGGCCTGAAGGACGTCACGCAGCTGCGCGTCGGCGACACGCTGACCCTGCGGCGCAACGGGGCGACGGAGCCGCTGCCGGGCTACCAGGACGTCAAGCCGATGGTGTTCTGCGGCCTGTTCCCGATCGAGTCCGACCGCTACCCGGACCTCCGCGACGCGCTCGAGAAGCTCTCGCTCAACGACGCGGCGCTCACGTGGGAGCCCGAGACGAGCGACGCGCTGGGCTTCGGCTTCCGCTGCGGCTTCCTCGGCCTGCTGCACATGGACATCGTCCGCGAGCGCCTGGAGCGCGAGTACGACCTCGAGCTCATGGCGACGATGCCGTCGGTCGGCTTCGAGGTGACGACGACCGCGGGCGAGGAGCTCGAGATCCACTCGCCGTCGGACTACCCCGACCCGCAGAAGATCGCCGAGGTCCGCGAGCCCTACGTGCGCATCAGCGTCCTGACGCCCAAGGAGTTCGTCGGGACCGTCATGGAGCTCTGCCAGGAGAAGCGCGGCGAGCACCACGGCATGCAGTACCTCTCCGAGGACCGCATCCAGCTGACCTACGACGTCCCGCTCGGCGAGATCGTCCTGGACTTCTTCGACCAGCTGAAGTCCCGCACCCGCGGCTACGCGTCGCTGGACTACGAGGTGACGGGGATGCGGCCGTCGAACCTCGTGAAGCTCGACGTCCTGCTCGCCGGCGACCCGGTGGACGCGCTCTCGATGCTCGTCCACAAGGACAAGGCCTACCCCATCGGCCGCCAGCTGGCCGAGAAGCTCCGGGCCAAGATCCCGCGCCAGCAGTACGACGTCCCCATCCAGGCGGCGATCGGCGCGAACATCGTCGCGCGCGAGACGGTCAAGGCCTTCCGCAAGGACGTGACCGCCAAGTGCTACGGCGGCGACATCTCCCGCAAGCGCAAGCTCCTCGAGCGCCAGAAGGAGGGCAAGAAGCGCATGAAGCAGGTCGGGCGCATCGAGGTCCCGCAGGAGGCGTTCCTCGCGGTGCTCGAGCTGGGCGACGACAAGTAG
- a CDS encoding helix-turn-helix domain-containing protein gives MAATLALLNSKHKHPINDLLELLGRRWALRVLWELRDAPLPYAELRRRCDEVSTSVLAQRLKDLAEGGIVEQRAGAYGLTEDGRELAPILLDLDAWSRR, from the coding sequence ATGGCCGCTACCCTGGCACTTCTGAATTCGAAGCACAAGCACCCGATCAACGACCTGCTGGAGCTCCTGGGCCGTCGCTGGGCCCTGCGCGTCCTGTGGGAGCTGCGCGACGCGCCCCTGCCCTACGCGGAGCTGCGACGCCGCTGCGACGAGGTCTCCACCTCCGTCCTCGCCCAGCGGCTGAAGGACCTGGCCGAGGGCGGCATCGTCGAGCAGCGTGCCGGGGCCTACGGCCTGACGGAGGACGGGCGCGAGCTCGCGCCGATCCTGCTGGACCTCGACGCCTGGAGCCGCCGCTAG
- the rpsT gene encoding 30S ribosomal protein S20 — translation MANIHSQKKRILRNERERLENRRYTSAIKTRFRRLEAAVGEGATDAATTEHRELVSTIDKAVKRGALHRNTGARKKARAARVIAGPKA, via the coding sequence ATGGCGAACATCCACTCCCAGAAGAAGCGCATCCTGCGCAACGAGCGCGAGCGCCTCGAGAACCGCCGCTACACCTCCGCGATCAAGACGCGCTTCCGCCGTCTGGAGGCCGCGGTCGGCGAGGGGGCCACGGACGCCGCCACCACCGAGCACCGCGAGCTCGTGTCGACGATCGACAAGGCCGTCAAGCGCGGCGCGCTGCACCGCAACACCGGTGCCCGCAAGAAGGCCCGCGCCGCGCGGGTCATCGCCGGTCCCAAGGCCTAG
- a CDS encoding ComEC/Rec2 family competence protein: MTGADALARPTWRQAVAARPRHVVLAALVLGLLTGPHVDGAALALVALAAGALLVAQRLVAMPAAAALAVLAVVGAGALAQARVAALDRHTLGASIGRTVEATAVLAGAPRPDAEGGGTHATATLRVASGGRGTVLLRFPAWAPSPERRTGRELAVSGRLVPPDRGALAVRAHATLRVDTPRATGGRRNGLAGVVDGVRDRGMAALAHGLPAADGALLQGMVLGQDGDVPETLEEDLRAAGLAHLTAASGSNVLLLAALVMAVGALLGLPIRPRLVVVLGLIALYVPLAGAGPSIQRAGVMGAAGLVATLASRPGDRAHAVLLAAAVTLGLEPRASGDPGWQMSFAAVVALALLAGPVSRALRRRRLPRAVAEATAVALVATLATAPLAAAHFGRTSAFAVPANVAVAPVVAPVMWLGMTSAAAAQALPAGAATLPAQAAAPLVAYVRWVGEATARRRGAEVDAPAWLVALTGAALLVPLAALARRDAHERRRAEQARDAARGGVLLDPVGPPPRRLRPATRRALAVVTGAALAATWLTVLRPPARAAPPADGVLRLTFLDVGQGDATLVQAGDAAVLVDAGPAGAPIVAALRRAGVERLDALVVSHDAADHLGGAPAVLHAFPTALLLDGRDADRSPAAAALDGPLAARGTRVLGAHAGQVLRAGPLRLRVLWPPPAPHTATDPVAADDPNDRAVVLEVAAGTTTALLPADAESDQLLAAPLEDVDVLKVSHHGSADTGLAAVLHRTTPEVAVVSAGRPNPYGHPAPSTLATLAQAVSRTARTDDDGTIVVEGRRGGLHVGGPP, from the coding sequence GTGACGGGCGCCGACGCGCTGGCGCGTCCCACCTGGCGCCAGGCCGTGGCGGCGCGACCGCGGCACGTGGTGCTCGCCGCGCTCGTCCTCGGCCTGCTCACCGGCCCGCACGTCGACGGGGCCGCGCTGGCGCTCGTCGCGCTCGCCGCCGGTGCCCTCCTGGTCGCGCAGCGCCTCGTCGCGATGCCCGCCGCCGCCGCGCTGGCGGTGCTCGCCGTCGTGGGGGCAGGCGCGCTGGCGCAGGCGCGGGTCGCCGCCCTCGACCGCCACACCCTCGGCGCGTCCATCGGCCGGACGGTGGAGGCGACCGCGGTCCTCGCCGGCGCGCCGCGGCCCGACGCCGAGGGCGGTGGGACGCACGCGACCGCCACGCTGCGCGTCGCGAGCGGCGGACGCGGGACGGTGCTCCTGCGCTTCCCGGCCTGGGCGCCGTCGCCTGAGCGCCGCACCGGACGCGAGCTCGCGGTCTCCGGGCGGCTCGTGCCGCCCGATCGCGGGGCGCTCGCGGTCCGCGCGCACGCGACGCTGCGCGTCGACACCCCCCGGGCGACGGGCGGGCGGCGCAACGGCCTGGCGGGCGTCGTCGACGGCGTCCGCGACCGCGGCATGGCCGCGCTCGCCCACGGCCTGCCCGCCGCCGACGGGGCGCTCCTGCAGGGCATGGTGCTCGGCCAGGACGGCGACGTGCCAGAGACGCTCGAGGAGGACCTGCGGGCGGCCGGCCTGGCGCACCTCACCGCCGCCTCCGGGTCCAACGTCCTGCTGCTCGCGGCGCTCGTCATGGCGGTCGGCGCGCTGCTGGGCCTCCCGATCCGGCCGCGGCTGGTGGTCGTGCTCGGGCTCATCGCGCTCTACGTCCCCCTCGCCGGCGCCGGTCCCTCGATCCAGCGGGCGGGCGTCATGGGGGCGGCCGGCCTCGTGGCGACGCTCGCGAGCCGGCCCGGGGACCGGGCCCACGCCGTCCTGCTGGCGGCCGCCGTGACCCTCGGCCTCGAGCCCCGGGCCAGTGGCGACCCGGGGTGGCAGATGAGCTTCGCCGCGGTGGTGGCGCTCGCGCTCCTCGCCGGCCCGGTGAGCCGCGCGCTGCGGCGCCGCCGGCTGCCGCGCGCCGTGGCCGAGGCGACCGCCGTCGCGCTCGTCGCGACCCTGGCCACCGCGCCCCTCGCCGCGGCGCACTTCGGCCGGACCTCCGCCTTCGCCGTGCCCGCCAACGTCGCGGTCGCGCCGGTCGTCGCGCCCGTGATGTGGCTCGGCATGACGAGCGCGGCGGCCGCCCAGGCGCTGCCCGCCGGCGCCGCGACGCTCCCGGCGCAGGCCGCCGCGCCGCTCGTCGCCTACGTGCGCTGGGTGGGGGAGGCGACGGCGCGGCGCAGGGGCGCGGAGGTCGACGCGCCCGCGTGGCTCGTGGCCCTCACCGGTGCGGCGCTGCTGGTCCCGCTCGCCGCCCTCGCCCGGCGCGACGCGCACGAGCGCCGCCGCGCGGAGCAGGCCCGCGACGCGGCGCGCGGCGGCGTCCTGCTGGACCCCGTCGGCCCGCCACCGCGTCGCCTGCGCCCGGCCACCCGCCGCGCCCTCGCCGTCGTCACCGGGGCAGCGCTCGCCGCGACGTGGCTCACCGTCCTGCGCCCGCCGGCCCGCGCGGCGCCGCCGGCCGACGGGGTCCTGCGGCTCACCTTCCTCGACGTCGGCCAGGGCGACGCGACCCTGGTCCAGGCCGGCGACGCCGCGGTGCTCGTGGACGCCGGCCCGGCCGGTGCGCCGATCGTCGCCGCGCTGCGCCGCGCGGGCGTGGAGCGCCTGGACGCGCTCGTCGTCTCCCACGACGCCGCCGACCACCTCGGCGGCGCCCCGGCGGTCCTCCACGCGTTCCCGACGGCGCTGCTGCTCGACGGCCGCGACGCCGACCGCTCGCCCGCGGCCGCCGCGCTCGACGGCCCGCTGGCGGCGCGCGGCACGCGCGTGCTCGGCGCCCACGCCGGCCAGGTCCTGCGGGCCGGCCCGCTGCGCCTGCGCGTCCTGTGGCCGCCGCCCGCGCCGCACACGGCCACGGACCCGGTGGCCGCCGACGACCCCAACGACCGTGCCGTCGTCCTCGAGGTCGCCGCGGGCACGACGACCGCGCTCCTGCCCGCCGACGCCGAGTCCGACCAGCTCCTCGCTGCCCCGCTGGAGGACGTCGACGTCCTCAAGGTCAGCCACCACGGCAGCGCCGACACCGGCCTGGCCGCGGTCCTGCACCGCACGACGCCGGAGGTGGCGGTCGTCTCCGCGGGGCGCCCGAACCCCTACGGCCACCCGGCGCCGAGCACGCTGGCGACGCTCGCCCAGGCGGTCTCGCGGACCGCCAGGACCGACGACGACGGGACGATCGTGGTCGAGGGCCGACGTGGTGGCTTGCACGTCGGCGGCCCACCCTAG
- the murJ gene encoding murein biosynthesis integral membrane protein MurJ, producing the protein MDDRGDRTAQQDAPGADRVQATRPAARGVARNTAIFSALTAVSRVAGLAREILASAFFGTSAGFSAFTLAFNIPNTVRALFADSALSAAFVPVFTELIEEDRRKEAFRLASTLALLMLGVLGALTVLFVITANLVVPLLVGGGGSDFEELVVGLSQVLFPIVVLLAVNGLAVGILNAHDHFTVPALSPVVWNVVIVVFLVGGHVTLDGDAELYAYAVGIVAGTAAQLAMALPVLRQVGFKLTFQVDLRDPRVRQVLVLMLPVTIGLGLINVNLLINSILGKLVSEEAPRAIDAAFRIYMLPQGIFSVAIATVLFPALSRLAVRRDLAGLRDLLGSGMRQILLTLVPAAVFSVCLAEPITRLVYERGAFDADSTEQVAEALLWFSLSLPLSGINLLLTRTFFSLQQPWVTAGLSALNLGVNVAVSVALYEPFGIAGIVVGTTVANVVMAVAQARKLRPLLEGRLDFWETFLTGLRVLVASLAAFGIAAFMVWYWLDDLLGRALLAQLLSMGFALGVGIALYGAFVQALGVREAEQVRRLVAGRLGRRPRAR; encoded by the coding sequence GTGGACGACCGCGGCGACCGCACGGCGCAGCAGGACGCGCCTGGCGCCGACCGCGTCCAGGCCACCCGTCCGGCTGCCCGCGGGGTGGCCCGCAACACCGCCATCTTCTCGGCGCTGACCGCCGTCAGCCGCGTCGCCGGTCTCGCGCGCGAGATCCTCGCCTCGGCGTTCTTCGGCACCTCGGCGGGGTTCAGCGCCTTCACGCTGGCGTTCAACATCCCGAACACCGTCCGCGCGCTCTTCGCCGACTCGGCCCTGAGCGCCGCCTTCGTCCCGGTCTTCACCGAGCTCATCGAGGAGGACCGCCGCAAGGAGGCCTTCCGCCTGGCCAGCACGCTCGCGCTGCTGATGCTCGGCGTGCTCGGGGCGCTGACGGTCCTCTTCGTCATCACCGCGAACCTCGTCGTCCCGCTGCTCGTGGGCGGCGGAGGCTCGGACTTCGAGGAGCTCGTCGTCGGGCTCAGCCAGGTGCTGTTCCCGATCGTCGTGCTGCTCGCGGTCAACGGGCTCGCGGTCGGGATCCTCAACGCCCACGACCACTTCACCGTCCCGGCGCTCAGCCCGGTCGTGTGGAACGTCGTGATCGTCGTCTTCCTCGTCGGCGGCCACGTCACCCTCGACGGCGACGCCGAGCTCTACGCCTACGCCGTGGGCATCGTCGCGGGCACCGCGGCGCAGCTCGCCATGGCGCTGCCGGTCCTGCGGCAGGTCGGCTTCAAGCTCACCTTCCAGGTCGATCTGCGCGACCCGCGGGTCCGTCAGGTCCTGGTGCTCATGCTGCCGGTGACGATCGGCCTCGGCCTGATCAACGTCAACCTGCTGATCAACTCCATCCTCGGCAAGCTCGTCTCCGAGGAGGCGCCCCGGGCCATCGACGCGGCGTTCCGCATCTACATGCTGCCGCAGGGGATCTTCAGCGTCGCGATCGCCACCGTCCTGTTCCCGGCGCTCAGCCGCCTCGCCGTCCGTCGCGACCTCGCCGGCCTGCGCGACCTGCTGGGCAGCGGCATGCGCCAGATCCTCCTGACGCTCGTCCCCGCGGCCGTGTTCAGCGTCTGCCTGGCCGAGCCGATCACGCGGCTGGTCTACGAGCGCGGGGCGTTCGACGCCGACTCGACCGAGCAGGTCGCCGAGGCGCTGCTGTGGTTCAGCCTCTCGCTGCCCCTCAGCGGCATCAACCTCCTGCTCACGCGCACGTTCTTCAGCCTCCAGCAGCCCTGGGTCACCGCCGGGCTGAGCGCGCTGAACCTCGGCGTGAACGTCGCGGTCTCCGTCGCGCTCTACGAGCCGTTCGGCATCGCCGGGATCGTCGTGGGCACGACGGTGGCCAACGTCGTCATGGCGGTCGCCCAGGCCCGCAAGCTGCGGCCGCTGCTCGAGGGCCGGCTCGACTTCTGGGAGACGTTCCTCACCGGCCTGCGGGTGCTCGTCGCATCGCTCGCCGCGTTCGGCATCGCCGCGTTCATGGTCTGGTACTGGCTCGACGACCTCCTGGGCCGAGCGCTCCTCGCCCAGCTGCTGAGCATGGGCTTCGCGCTGGGCGTCGGCATCGCGCTCTACGGCGCGTTCGTCCAGGCCCTCGGCGTGCGCGAGGCCGAGCAGGTGCGCCGGCTCGTCGCCGGACGCCTCGGCCGCCGCCCTCGCGCGCGCTAG
- the holA gene encoding DNA polymerase III subunit delta: MAGWHCAYLVHGDDHGRIAERRASLRAKAEAESGVGGLELLEGDASSPEAAAAALNAMTFATGRRFIVVDGVQEWKDKDVTAHLVPALKDPPPETTIAFFGREDGRKKVPAALEKAVKAAGGVVGHEQQRKAKDLPRWAIGEAQRLGIELESSAAQALVAQVGDRQQRLLRELEKLALEHGPGARLGAEEVEAVAAPSAERQVWGFVDALVARNHPAALRAFLDLREQGEALPRLIPLMARRIREVLQIALRLEAGESPAQVKASMKGSPWMVDRRIKEARASDADALRTALEALAALELDTRGQSALDEETSAVRVIARIAA; encoded by the coding sequence ATGGCCGGCTGGCACTGCGCGTACCTCGTCCACGGCGACGACCACGGCCGCATCGCGGAGCGCCGCGCCAGCCTCCGGGCCAAGGCGGAGGCCGAGAGCGGCGTCGGCGGCCTCGAGCTCCTCGAGGGCGACGCGTCGAGCCCCGAGGCCGCGGCGGCCGCCCTCAACGCGATGACGTTCGCCACCGGCCGGCGGTTCATCGTCGTCGACGGCGTCCAGGAGTGGAAGGACAAGGACGTCACGGCGCACCTCGTCCCCGCGCTCAAGGACCCGCCGCCGGAGACGACCATCGCGTTCTTCGGCCGCGAGGACGGGCGCAAGAAGGTCCCCGCCGCGCTCGAGAAGGCCGTGAAGGCCGCCGGCGGCGTGGTGGGCCACGAGCAGCAGCGCAAGGCCAAGGACCTGCCGCGCTGGGCGATCGGCGAGGCCCAGCGGCTCGGCATCGAGCTCGAGTCCTCCGCGGCCCAGGCGCTCGTCGCCCAGGTCGGCGACCGCCAGCAGCGCCTCCTGCGCGAGCTCGAGAAGCTCGCGCTCGAGCACGGGCCCGGCGCCCGCCTGGGCGCCGAGGAGGTCGAGGCCGTCGCCGCGCCGTCGGCCGAGCGCCAGGTCTGGGGCTTCGTGGACGCGCTCGTCGCCCGCAACCACCCGGCCGCGCTGCGCGCGTTCCTCGACCTGCGCGAGCAGGGCGAGGCCCTGCCGCGCCTCATCCCGCTCATGGCCCGCCGCATCCGCGAGGTCCTCCAGATCGCCCTGCGCCTCGAGGCCGGCGAGTCGCCCGCGCAGGTCAAGGCCTCGATGAAGGGCAGCCCCTGGATGGTCGACCGGCGCATCAAGGAGGCGCGCGCCTCGGACGCGGATGCGCTGCGCACCGCGCTCGAGGCGCTCGCCGCCCTGGAGCTCGACACCCGCGGGCAGAGCGCGCTGGACGAGGAGACCAGCGCCGTGCGCGTCATCGCCAGGATCGCCGCGTAG
- a CDS encoding ComEA family DNA-binding protein, with protein sequence MTSLSRSELAAYALCAVVVALLGVRALRAPTATPTGDAVTRTASSSPAGAGASSSTAGDGASGGVAVEQDRGRPAVVHVVGAVRRPGLYRLPAGARVADAVEEAGGATGRAELTGLNLAAKVADAQQVVVPERGAASAATPASGGAPAGRTAGAVAGGAAEQPLDLNTATAEQLDTLDGVGPATAAKILEARQAQGGFRSVDDLARIPGIGPKRLAAIRARVRV encoded by the coding sequence GTGACCTCGCTGTCGCGCTCGGAGCTCGCCGCCTACGCCCTATGCGCGGTCGTGGTGGCCCTCCTGGGCGTGCGGGCGCTGCGGGCGCCGACGGCCACGCCCACGGGGGACGCGGTGACGCGGACGGCGTCCTCCTCGCCGGCTGGCGCGGGCGCCTCGTCGTCGACGGCGGGTGACGGTGCGAGCGGCGGCGTGGCGGTGGAGCAGGACCGTGGCCGGCCGGCCGTCGTCCACGTCGTCGGCGCGGTCCGTCGTCCCGGGCTCTACCGCCTTCCCGCGGGGGCGCGGGTGGCCGACGCGGTCGAGGAGGCCGGCGGCGCGACCGGTCGCGCCGAGCTCACCGGCCTGAACCTCGCCGCGAAGGTCGCCGACGCGCAGCAGGTCGTGGTGCCGGAGCGCGGGGCGGCGAGCGCAGCGACGCCGGCGAGCGGCGGCGCGCCGGCGGGGCGGACGGCCGGTGCGGTGGCCGGGGGCGCGGCGGAGCAGCCCCTCGACCTCAACACGGCGACCGCGGAGCAGCTCGACACGCTCGACGGCGTCGGCCCCGCCACCGCGGCGAAGATCCTCGAGGCCCGCCAGGCACAGGGTGGCTTCCGCTCGGTCGACGACCTCGCGCGGATCCCCGGCATCGGTCCCAAGCGGCTCGCCGCGATCCGCGCCCGGGTCCGCGTGTGA
- a CDS encoding carboxymuconolactone decarboxylase family protein, with translation MTPRLQPLEPPYDAPVAEDLRRLMGAAELPPLALFRTIAHHPQLLGRFRQIGSSLLSFGTLDAADRETVIHRTTARCGAAYEWGVHARLFAQPLGLGEDWLAATWAGEADDPAFSPRQRRLVALVDELHDTGTVTDATWSALAADHDAAALVELVCLVGFYHLVSFCCGAFGVEGEPWAVAPPA, from the coding sequence ATGACGCCGCGCCTCCAGCCCCTCGAGCCGCCCTACGACGCGCCGGTCGCCGAGGACCTGCGCCGGCTCATGGGCGCCGCCGAGCTCCCGCCGCTCGCGCTCTTCCGGACCATCGCCCACCACCCGCAGCTCCTCGGGCGCTTCCGGCAGATCGGCAGCTCGCTGCTGTCGTTCGGGACGCTCGACGCCGCCGACCGCGAGACCGTCATCCACCGCACGACGGCGCGCTGCGGGGCGGCGTACGAGTGGGGCGTTCACGCGCGGCTCTTCGCACAGCCGCTCGGGCTGGGCGAGGACTGGCTTGCTGCGACCTGGGCCGGGGAGGCGGACGACCCCGCGTTCAGCCCGCGCCAGCGGCGGCTCGTGGCGCTCGTCGACGAGCTCCACGACACGGGCACCGTCACCGACGCGACCTGGTCGGCCCTGGCCGCGGACCACGACGCGGCGGCGCTCGTCGAGCTCGTCTGCCTCGTCGGCTTCTACCACCTGGTCTCGTTCTGCTGCGGGGCGTTCGGCGTCGAGGGCGAGCCGTGGGCGGTCGCCCCGCCCGCCTAG
- a CDS encoding diguanylate cyclase: MDPRLAICTDVAAACQAAVDVLTAADRGLLPSAYVARGPRLRCLAAHGYWQVRDGIPAGNGILGRTFERGTEHVLRDVRHCADYIAAGDGVVAEVCIPLRHQGRVVGVLNVEARRPLDPDDVELVRGVAVALERRITQLGGPPAESLAQRLARHTVRLAAVEGERKLRGAVLDAAHDLLPADSAALVLRSATGHLGVVAAHGPLSDVLRTAGQEALRGIAAWTATGASCYTVAEPGEELGAGMGVLRSRGVGSLAAFAAHAGAIDAILLVADRGHVTPSPEEVEVLELLAVHAASCLRSARATRDLQRAASTDALTGLGHHAAFQDALAAAQARGDVAVLAIDVDGFKGYNDAHGHPAGDALLVELATILRAVLRTGDAVFRVGGDEFAALLRTDGASGAALLAAQRLHEAVAAAGLPVTLSVGVAEPRPGETAADAIARADAALYRVKRAGRDGVGGDLALAAR, translated from the coding sequence GTGGATCCGAGGCTCGCGATCTGCACGGACGTCGCGGCGGCCTGCCAGGCCGCCGTCGACGTGCTGACGGCCGCCGACCGCGGCCTGCTGCCCAGCGCCTACGTCGCGCGTGGCCCGCGCCTGCGCTGCCTCGCCGCCCACGGCTACTGGCAGGTGCGCGACGGGATCCCGGCCGGCAACGGCATCCTCGGCCGGACCTTCGAGCGCGGGACCGAGCACGTCCTGCGCGACGTCCGCCACTGCGCCGACTACATCGCGGCCGGCGACGGCGTCGTCGCCGAGGTCTGCATCCCCCTGCGCCACCAGGGCCGCGTCGTCGGCGTGCTCAACGTCGAGGCGCGCCGTCCCCTCGACCCCGACGACGTCGAGCTCGTCCGCGGGGTCGCGGTCGCGCTCGAGCGCCGCATCACCCAGCTCGGCGGCCCGCCCGCCGAGTCGCTGGCCCAGCGCCTCGCGCGCCACACCGTCCGCCTCGCCGCGGTCGAGGGGGAGAGGAAGCTCCGCGGCGCCGTGCTCGACGCGGCGCACGACCTGCTGCCCGCCGACAGCGCCGCGCTCGTGCTGCGCTCCGCCACGGGCCACCTCGGCGTCGTGGCGGCCCACGGGCCGCTCAGCGACGTCCTGCGCACGGCCGGCCAGGAGGCGCTGCGCGGCATCGCGGCCTGGACCGCGACCGGCGCCTCCTGCTACACGGTCGCCGAGCCGGGTGAGGAGCTCGGCGCCGGCATGGGCGTCCTGCGCAGCCGCGGCGTCGGGTCGCTGGCCGCGTTCGCCGCCCACGCCGGGGCCATCGACGCGATCCTCCTCGTCGCCGACCGCGGCCACGTCACGCCGTCGCCCGAGGAGGTCGAGGTGCTCGAGCTCCTGGCGGTCCATGCGGCCAGCTGCCTGCGCTCCGCGCGCGCGACGCGTGACCTCCAGCGCGCCGCGTCCACCGACGCGCTCACCGGCCTCGGCCACCACGCGGCCTTCCAGGACGCGCTCGCGGCCGCCCAGGCCCGCGGCGACGTCGCGGTCCTCGCCATCGACGTCGACGGCTTCAAGGGCTACAACGACGCCCACGGCCACCCGGCCGGCGACGCCCTGCTCGTCGAGCTCGCCACGATCCTGCGCGCGGTGCTGCGCACGGGCGACGCCGTCTTCCGGGTCGGCGGCGACGAGTTCGCCGCGCTCCTGCGCACCGACGGCGCCTCGGGCGCCGCCCTGCTGGCCGCCCAGCGCCTGCACGAGGCCGTCGCGGCGGCCGGGCTGCCGGTGACGCTGTCGGTCGGCGTGGCCGAGCCGCGTCCCGGCGAGACCGCCGCCGACGCGATCGCGCGGGCCGACGCGGCCCTGTACCGCGTCAAGCGCGCGGGCCGCGACGGCGTGGGCGGGGACCTCGCGCTGGCCGCACGCTGA
- a CDS encoding nuclear transport factor 2 family protein: MRRSQQDLMSRSTREVVEDHLRLRAAGRLEEDLERNVDPDIAVLTVTGVWRGHDGVREQARALDRWSSAEGYECSDVVCDGDVAYMAWRAHAGSDCEIRHGADSYVVRDGRIVAQTIHYVARDAEGRPVDVDASTAAPV; this comes from the coding sequence ATGCGCAGATCGCAGCAGGACCTCATGTCCCGCTCGACGCGCGAGGTGGTCGAGGACCACCTGCGCCTGCGAGCAGCGGGACGGCTCGAGGAGGACCTCGAGCGCAACGTCGACCCGGACATCGCGGTCCTGACCGTCACGGGCGTGTGGCGCGGTCACGACGGCGTGCGCGAGCAGGCCCGCGCCCTGGACCGCTGGTCCTCGGCGGAGGGCTACGAGTGCTCGGACGTGGTGTGCGACGGCGACGTCGCCTACATGGCCTGGCGGGCCCACGCGGGCTCGGACTGCGAGATCCGCCACGGCGCCGACTCCTACGTCGTGCGCGACGGCCGGATCGTCGCGCAGACCATCCACTACGTCGCGCGCGACGCCGAGGGCCGGCCCGTGGACGTCGACGCCTCCACCGCGGCGCCGGTCTAG